The following are from one region of the Sandaracinus amylolyticus genome:
- a CDS encoding MFS transporter → MSQSRLLAETRFAPFFWTQFLGAFNDNVFKNALVILFTLTPPSDVSLSRDALVNLASGLLILPFFIFSATAGQLAEKMEKSRLVRWTKLMEIAVMLVAAFALFSGSAILLLALLFMLGLQAAIFGPVKFAILPSVLREDELVGGNGLVEMGTYVAILGGTMLGGVLVAQQGWGVHAVAITIVVVAIAGYVASRGVPQVPSAMPSLHIDPNVFVQTWRVIGYARENRAVWLSVLGNSWFWFVGALFLAQLPGFVEDVLHGSPEVVTLLLIVFSLGVGIGSLLCERLSGRVIELGLVPFGSIGITFFAIDLFLASEWHVAPAVVEGPFAVLADSSNWRILMDLALLGVFGGFYSVPLNAMIQHRSDPTKRSRIIAANNIVNAIFIVGAAGVAIVLLGLGLTIPQLFLAAGVMNALVALYIYTLLPEFLFRFLVWLLMHTMYRLRVKGIEKIPSEGPALLVCNHVAYVDALILAAASSRPIRFVMWWKIFEIPLLKWMFGIARAIPIAGRKEKPELVEKAFAEIDRALAEGELVCIFPEGALTYTGEIAPFRPGVERIVASVPVPVYPMALKGLWGSWFSRRGGPAMAKRPRRFRSKIELEIGDAIAPGDATAERLQHAVQTLRGDAR, encoded by the coding sequence ATGAGCCAGTCCCGCCTGCTCGCCGAGACGCGCTTCGCCCCGTTCTTCTGGACCCAGTTCCTCGGCGCGTTCAACGACAACGTCTTCAAGAACGCGCTCGTCATCCTCTTCACGCTCACGCCACCGAGCGACGTCTCGCTCTCGCGCGACGCGCTCGTGAACCTCGCGAGCGGTCTGCTCATCCTGCCCTTCTTCATCTTCTCCGCGACCGCCGGACAGCTCGCCGAGAAGATGGAGAAGTCGCGCCTCGTGCGCTGGACGAAGCTCATGGAGATCGCGGTGATGCTCGTCGCCGCGTTCGCGCTCTTCTCGGGCAGCGCGATCCTCCTGCTCGCCCTGCTCTTCATGCTCGGGCTGCAGGCCGCGATCTTCGGCCCGGTGAAGTTCGCGATCCTGCCCTCCGTGCTGCGCGAGGACGAGCTCGTCGGCGGCAACGGCCTCGTCGAGATGGGCACGTACGTCGCGATCCTCGGCGGCACGATGCTCGGCGGTGTGCTCGTCGCGCAGCAGGGCTGGGGCGTGCATGCAGTCGCGATCACGATCGTCGTCGTCGCGATCGCGGGCTACGTCGCGAGCCGCGGCGTGCCGCAGGTCCCCTCGGCGATGCCGAGCTTGCACATCGATCCGAACGTCTTCGTCCAGACGTGGCGCGTCATCGGGTACGCGCGCGAGAACCGCGCGGTCTGGCTCTCGGTGCTCGGCAACTCGTGGTTCTGGTTCGTCGGCGCGCTCTTTCTCGCGCAGCTCCCCGGCTTCGTCGAGGACGTGCTCCACGGATCGCCCGAGGTCGTCACGCTGCTGCTCATCGTGTTCTCGCTCGGCGTCGGCATCGGCTCGCTGCTCTGCGAGCGCCTCAGCGGACGCGTGATCGAGCTCGGCCTCGTCCCCTTCGGATCGATCGGCATCACGTTCTTCGCGATCGATCTCTTCCTCGCGAGCGAGTGGCACGTCGCGCCCGCCGTCGTCGAAGGGCCGTTCGCCGTGCTCGCCGACTCGAGCAACTGGCGCATCCTCATGGACCTCGCGCTGCTCGGCGTGTTCGGCGGCTTCTACAGCGTGCCGCTCAACGCGATGATCCAGCACCGCAGCGACCCGACGAAGCGGTCGCGCATCATCGCCGCGAACAACATCGTCAACGCCATCTTCATCGTCGGCGCGGCGGGCGTCGCGATCGTGCTGCTCGGCCTCGGGCTCACGATCCCGCAGCTCTTCCTCGCCGCCGGCGTGATGAACGCGCTGGTCGCGCTCTACATCTACACGCTGCTCCCCGAGTTCCTCTTCCGGTTCCTCGTGTGGCTGCTGATGCACACGATGTATCGGCTGCGCGTGAAGGGCATCGAGAAGATCCCGAGCGAGGGCCCGGCGCTGCTCGTGTGCAACCACGTCGCGTACGTCGACGCGCTGATCCTCGCGGCCGCGTCGTCGCGCCCGATCCGCTTCGTGATGTGGTGGAAGATCTTCGAGATCCCCCTGCTCAAGTGGATGTTCGGCATCGCGCGCGCGATCCCGATCGCGGGCCGCAAGGAGAAGCCCGAGCTCGTCGAGAAGGCGTTCGCGGAGATCGATCGTGCGCTCGCCGAGGGCGAGCTCGTCTGCATCTTCCCCGAGGGCGCGCTCACGTACACCGGCGAGATCGCGCCGTTCCGCCCGGGCGTCGAGCGGATCGTCGCGAGCGTCCCGGTGCCGGTGTACCCGATGGCGCTCAAGGGCCTCTGGGGCAGCTGGTTCAGCCGCCGCGGTGGGCCGGCGATGGCGAAGCGTCCACGCCGCTTCCGCTCGAAGATCGAGCTCGAGATCGGCGACGCGATCGCGCCCGGCGACGCGACCGCGGAGCGCCTGCAGCACGCGGTGCAGACCCTGCGCGGCGACGCGCGTTAG
- a CDS encoding SDR family NAD(P)-dependent oxidoreductase, with protein sequence MDLHGSVALVTGGASGLGRATVEALAARGANVAIVDRDADRAKALAAAIGGDRAFAAPADVADGAAMSAVIDDAASRGPLRVAVACAGVGWAARTVDKDGKPHDLELFRKVIDVNLVGTFNVLRLAAAAMAKAPPLADGQRGVIIGTASVAAFEGQIGQVAYSASKGAVVAMTLPAARDLAKVGVRVMTIAPGTFDTPMLAALPEEARKSLAAAIPNPSRLGDPTEYARLALSIVDNAYLNGTVIRIDGALRMAPK encoded by the coding sequence ATGGATCTGCACGGATCGGTCGCACTGGTCACGGGCGGCGCGTCGGGGCTCGGACGCGCCACGGTGGAGGCGCTCGCAGCGCGCGGCGCGAACGTCGCAATCGTCGATCGCGATGCCGATCGCGCGAAGGCGCTCGCGGCGGCGATCGGCGGTGATCGCGCGTTCGCCGCACCCGCCGACGTCGCCGACGGCGCGGCGATGAGCGCGGTGATCGACGACGCCGCATCGCGCGGGCCGCTGCGCGTCGCGGTCGCGTGCGCGGGCGTCGGCTGGGCCGCGCGCACCGTCGACAAGGACGGCAAGCCGCACGACCTCGAGCTCTTCCGCAAGGTCATCGACGTGAACCTCGTCGGCACGTTCAACGTGCTGCGCCTCGCCGCCGCCGCGATGGCGAAGGCCCCGCCGCTCGCCGACGGACAGCGCGGCGTGATCATCGGCACCGCGTCGGTCGCTGCGTTCGAAGGTCAGATCGGTCAGGTCGCGTACAGCGCGAGCAAGGGCGCGGTCGTCGCGATGACGCTGCCCGCCGCGCGCGACCTCGCGAAGGTCGGCGTGCGCGTGATGACGATCGCGCCCGGCACCTTCGACACGCCGATGCTCGCGGCGCTGCCCGAAGAAGCGCGCAAGTCGCTGGCCGCCGCGATCCCCAACCCGTCGCGCCTCGGCGACCCGACCGAGTACGCGCGCCTCGCGCTGAGCATCGTCGACAACGCGTACCTCAACGGCACCGTCATCCGCATCGACGGCGCGCTGCGCATGGCGCCGAAGTGA
- a CDS encoding serine/threonine protein kinase yields MSVPSPKDNGVVPEEINAPPVRTGKTGETDPLIGKVVSDRFRILSPIARGGMGVVYKAEQAPLGRLVAIKILSLKHDEEKDPEFRKRFFLEAATVAKLTHPNTVTVFDYGQGDGGIYYIAMELVNGRTLKRGLTQEGPFSADRSINIAKQICRSLREAHRLGVIHRDMKPGNVMLVDRDGEDYVKVLDFGLVKEIDGQNPDEDLTQAGVFMGSPKYMSPEQIQGEHVDGRTDIYAIGVMLYEMLTGRVPFNRENQMQILMDHVREPVPPMTVPSGKPPIPPELQAVVFKCLEKKAADRYPDMEALLVALKQGGGDGLHLTASHSREVDLSMSTGGTPISGVHTVGPQSPPAGMPSGALPPAPMSAAPEEKRSKAPMALAIVAVLAAVGGIGAYATGMVGGAEAAETTVLPTPSTASPPHDPTTSPTDALGAVMPTPDTTGTAPQPTEPVRTLMVSLRSTPPGATVEIAGRAYGPTPAQVELVGELATEGRELELTFSRPGFRPTTVTETVHGASMEVEARLTLIRRPGGGGGGGGGGGGGDESGGDTRVEGYRDSPY; encoded by the coding sequence ATGAGCGTCCCGAGCCCGAAGGACAACGGAGTCGTTCCGGAGGAGATCAACGCTCCCCCGGTGCGCACGGGCAAGACGGGCGAGACCGACCCGCTCATCGGCAAGGTCGTCTCCGATCGTTTCCGGATCCTTTCGCCGATCGCTCGCGGCGGTATGGGCGTCGTGTACAAGGCCGAGCAGGCTCCGCTCGGTCGTCTCGTCGCCATCAAGATCCTCTCGCTCAAGCACGACGAGGAGAAGGATCCCGAGTTCCGCAAGCGCTTCTTCCTCGAGGCCGCCACGGTCGCGAAGCTGACGCACCCGAACACCGTCACGGTGTTCGACTACGGTCAGGGCGACGGCGGCATCTACTACATCGCGATGGAGCTGGTGAACGGGCGCACGCTCAAGCGCGGCCTGACCCAGGAAGGCCCGTTCTCCGCGGACCGCTCGATCAACATCGCGAAGCAGATCTGCCGCTCGCTCCGCGAAGCGCATCGCCTCGGCGTCATCCATCGCGACATGAAGCCGGGCAACGTGATGCTCGTCGACCGCGACGGCGAGGACTACGTCAAGGTGCTCGACTTCGGTCTCGTCAAGGAGATCGACGGTCAGAACCCCGACGAGGATCTCACGCAGGCCGGCGTGTTCATGGGCTCGCCCAAGTACATGTCGCCCGAGCAGATCCAGGGCGAGCACGTCGACGGCCGCACGGACATCTACGCCATCGGCGTGATGCTCTACGAGATGTTGACCGGCCGGGTGCCGTTCAACCGCGAGAACCAGATGCAGATCCTGATGGATCACGTGCGCGAGCCGGTGCCGCCGATGACGGTGCCCTCCGGCAAGCCGCCGATCCCGCCGGAGCTGCAGGCCGTCGTCTTCAAGTGCCTCGAGAAGAAGGCCGCCGACCGCTACCCGGACATGGAAGCGCTGCTCGTCGCGCTGAAGCAGGGCGGCGGAGACGGCCTCCACCTGACGGCCTCGCACAGCCGCGAGGTCGATCTCTCGATGTCGACGGGCGGCACGCCGATCAGTGGCGTGCACACGGTCGGGCCGCAGTCGCCGCCGGCGGGGATGCCCTCCGGCGCGCTCCCGCCCGCGCCGATGAGCGCGGCGCCCGAGGAGAAGAGGTCGAAGGCGCCGATGGCGCTCGCGATCGTCGCGGTGCTCGCGGCGGTCGGCGGCATCGGTGCGTACGCGACCGGCATGGTCGGCGGCGCCGAGGCCGCCGAGACGACCGTGCTGCCGACGCCGTCCACCGCGTCGCCGCCGCACGACCCCACGACCTCGCCGACCGACGCGCTCGGGGCCGTGATGCCGACGCCGGACACGACGGGCACCGCGCCGCAGCCGACGGAGCCGGTGCGCACGCTGATGGTGTCGCTGCGCTCGACTCCGCCCGGCGCGACGGTGGAGATCGCGGGACGCGCGTACGGCCCGACGCCCGCGCAGGTCGAGCTCGTCGGTGAGCTCGCGACCGAGGGCCGCGAGCTCGAGCTGACGTTCTCGCGCCCGGGCTTCCGCCCGACGACGGTCACCGAGACCGTCCACGGCGCCTCGATGGAGGTCGAGGCGCGCCTCACGCTCATCCGTCGCCCGGGAGGCGGCGGTGGCGGCGGCGGTGGGGGTGGCGGCGGCGACGAGAGCGGCGGCGACACCCGCGTCGAAGGCTACCGCGACAGCCCGTACTGA
- a CDS encoding THUMP domain-containing class I SAM-dependent RNA methyltransferase — protein sequence MSVEREDRFQPFFVTCAAGTELALKDELRELRLHKVRADRGGARFEGTIDHAFRACLHSRIGVRVLMPIARFPAPDGEALYAGTRDVEWERWLTPRHTLAVSAISKQSALTHTAFVAQKTKDAIVDRLRDHTGARPNVDREDPDVAIFVHIAKDEASVHLDVSGESLHRRGWRRAIGEAPLKETLAAALLRLSGWDRERPLIDPTCGSGTIPIEADLWARDVAPGIARDRFGVERWASHDARERAAFRTMRDEARANERPSGPEILGLDVDPRTISLAESNAKRAVSRARFRRASLRDLSLAHAPTELVANPPYGVRLDVRAFWDELAAIRPALRGHRLSLLLQAPPPEGLLPEPVASHRLFNGAIECRLLTWEP from the coding sequence GTGAGCGTCGAGCGCGAAGACCGCTTCCAGCCGTTCTTCGTCACCTGCGCCGCGGGGACCGAGCTCGCGCTGAAGGACGAGCTGCGCGAGCTGCGCCTCCACAAGGTGCGCGCCGATCGCGGCGGCGCGCGCTTCGAGGGCACGATCGATCACGCGTTCCGCGCGTGCCTGCACTCGCGCATCGGCGTGCGCGTGCTGATGCCGATCGCGCGCTTTCCCGCGCCCGACGGCGAGGCGCTCTACGCGGGCACGCGCGACGTCGAGTGGGAGCGCTGGCTCACGCCGCGCCACACCCTCGCGGTCAGCGCGATCAGCAAGCAGAGCGCGCTCACCCACACCGCGTTCGTCGCGCAGAAGACGAAGGACGCGATCGTCGATCGCCTCCGCGATCACACCGGCGCACGACCGAACGTCGATCGCGAGGATCCCGACGTCGCGATCTTCGTGCACATCGCGAAGGACGAAGCGTCGGTGCACCTCGACGTCTCGGGCGAGTCGCTGCATCGACGCGGATGGCGCCGCGCGATCGGCGAAGCGCCGCTCAAGGAGACGCTCGCCGCCGCGCTGCTGCGCCTCTCGGGCTGGGATCGCGAGCGCCCGCTGATCGATCCCACCTGTGGCTCGGGCACGATCCCCATCGAGGCCGATCTCTGGGCGCGCGACGTCGCGCCCGGCATCGCGCGTGATCGCTTCGGCGTCGAGCGCTGGGCCAGCCACGATGCGCGCGAGCGCGCCGCGTTCCGCACCATGCGCGACGAGGCGCGCGCGAACGAGCGCCCGAGCGGCCCCGAGATCCTCGGTCTCGACGTCGATCCCCGTACCATCTCGCTCGCCGAGTCGAACGCGAAGCGCGCCGTGTCTCGCGCACGTTTCCGGCGTGCTTCGCTCCGCGATCTCTCGCTCGCGCACGCGCCCACCGAGCTCGTCGCGAACCCGCCCTATGGAGTGCGCCTCGACGTGCGCGCCTTCTGGGACGAGCTCGCCGCGATCCGTCCCGCCCTCCGCGGCCACCGGCTGAGCCTCTTGCTCCAGGCGCCGCCGCCCGAAGGTCTTCTCCCGGAGCCGGTCGCGTCCCACCGGCTCTTCAATGGCGCCATCGAGTGTCGCCTGTTGACCTGGGAGCCCTGA
- the argS gene encoding arginine--tRNA ligase encodes MRIERFLDALASKAIEDTLGVKAPAILRPTQDPKHGDYQVNGVMPLAKQQKRPPRELAEKVAEALRSHEAIAEATVAGPGFLNIRLADAWIAARLAESLKDARDGVPETDAKQKIVVDYSSPNIAKQMHVGHLRSTIIGHALVQLLRFQGHEVIGDNHLGDWGTQYGLLIAGLRAFGGGDAAVASLSLAQLEGIYVEAKKRAKDDESFADEARRELAKLQSGDAANRALWERFVAITRAENDKVYERLGVSFEWWKGESFYEPMLPGVVDELLAKHLAREDQGAICVFFNELENVANKLAKQKTPFLIRKKDGAFLYSTTDIATVEHRKSLGVDRAIYVVDSRQSQHFEQLFGVVQMLGITMQLEHVGFGMVLGSSGTALATREGNALTLASLLDEAEARAAAVVREAGLDIPDDQIANVARAVGIGAVKYSDLRQNRLSDYQFDFEKLIEFKGNAGPYMQYAAARVLSIFRKAALDERSFAPASMTLTEPAELALARQLAKFADVVHAAADTCQPHLLTDHLYAVARDFSTFYEACPVLKAEGPTRESRLALTAIVVRQLRRGLALLGIEVLERM; translated from the coding sequence ATGCGGATCGAACGATTCCTCGATGCACTCGCCTCCAAGGCGATCGAGGACACCCTGGGCGTGAAGGCGCCCGCGATCCTGCGCCCCACGCAGGACCCGAAGCACGGCGACTACCAGGTGAACGGCGTGATGCCGCTCGCCAAGCAGCAGAAGCGTCCGCCGCGCGAGCTCGCCGAGAAGGTCGCCGAAGCCCTGCGCTCGCACGAAGCGATCGCGGAGGCGACCGTCGCGGGCCCCGGGTTCCTCAACATCCGCCTCGCCGACGCGTGGATCGCCGCGCGCCTCGCCGAGTCCCTGAAGGACGCGCGCGACGGCGTGCCCGAGACCGACGCGAAGCAGAAGATCGTCGTCGACTACTCGAGCCCGAACATCGCGAAGCAGATGCACGTCGGCCACCTGCGCTCGACGATCATCGGCCACGCGCTGGTGCAGCTCCTGCGGTTCCAGGGCCACGAGGTGATCGGCGACAACCACCTCGGCGACTGGGGCACGCAGTACGGCCTCTTGATCGCGGGCCTGCGCGCGTTCGGCGGCGGTGACGCCGCGGTCGCGTCGCTCTCGCTCGCGCAGCTCGAGGGCATCTACGTCGAGGCGAAGAAGCGCGCGAAGGACGACGAGTCGTTCGCCGACGAGGCGCGCCGCGAGCTCGCGAAGCTGCAGTCGGGCGACGCCGCGAACCGCGCGCTCTGGGAGCGCTTCGTCGCGATCACGCGCGCCGAGAACGACAAGGTCTACGAGCGCCTCGGCGTCTCGTTCGAGTGGTGGAAGGGCGAGAGCTTCTACGAGCCGATGCTCCCGGGCGTCGTCGACGAGCTCCTCGCGAAGCACCTCGCGCGCGAGGACCAGGGCGCGATCTGCGTCTTCTTCAACGAGCTCGAGAACGTCGCGAACAAGCTCGCGAAGCAGAAGACGCCGTTCCTGATCCGCAAGAAGGACGGCGCGTTCCTCTACTCGACGACCGACATCGCGACGGTCGAGCACCGCAAGTCGCTCGGCGTCGATCGCGCGATCTACGTCGTCGACTCGCGCCAGTCGCAGCACTTCGAGCAGCTCTTCGGCGTCGTGCAGATGCTCGGCATCACGATGCAGCTCGAGCACGTCGGCTTCGGGATGGTGCTCGGCAGCAGCGGCACCGCGCTCGCGACGCGCGAAGGCAACGCGTTGACGCTCGCGTCGCTGCTCGACGAGGCGGAAGCACGCGCCGCCGCGGTGGTGCGCGAAGCGGGCCTCGACATCCCCGACGATCAGATCGCGAACGTCGCGCGCGCAGTCGGGATCGGCGCCGTGAAGTACAGCGATCTGCGCCAGAACCGGCTCAGCGACTACCAGTTCGACTTCGAGAAGCTCATCGAGTTCAAGGGCAACGCCGGGCCTTACATGCAGTACGCGGCCGCGCGCGTGCTCTCGATCTTCCGCAAGGCGGCGCTCGACGAGCGCAGCTTCGCGCCCGCGTCGATGACGCTCACCGAGCCTGCCGAGCTCGCGCTCGCGCGCCAGCTCGCGAAGTTCGCCGACGTCGTGCACGCCGCGGCCGACACCTGCCAGCCGCACCTCCTCACCGATCACCTCTACGCCGTCGCCCGCGACTTCAGCACGTTCTACGAGGCGTGCCCGGTGCTCAAGGCCGAAGGGCCGACGCGCGAGTCGCGTCTCGCGCTCACCGCCATCGTCGTGCGTCAGCTCCGCCGCGGCCTCGCGCTGCTCGGCATCGAAGTCCTCGAGCGCATGTGA
- the aroC gene encoding chorismate synthase, with the protein MPGSSFGQAFRVTTAGESHGPGNVVIVDGCPPGLALSEEDLRPDLSRRKPGQSVLTTQRMESDEPEILSGVYEGRTTGTPIAILVRNTDQRSKDYASIAEVYRPGHADYTYDAKYGFRDPRGGGRSSARETVARVAAGAIAKKLIHEAFGGRVIAYVKQVGDVVAQIDEPAGVTLTQVETLPDGSPNLVRCPDPDAASRMVSLIDEVRRDLDSIGGVSEIVATNVPAGLGEPVFDKLRADLGKALFSLPAVLGVEFGSGFASARMRGSAHNDVFLAAERETSPPDVPSLRTASNRHGGMLGGISSGMPIVMRAAIKPTSSLAREQDTADVHGRATTLRTKGRHDPCLLPRFPPIGEAMVAIVLADHWLRWTGSRRVSTST; encoded by the coding sequence ATGCCGGGCTCGAGCTTCGGACAGGCCTTCCGCGTCACCACTGCGGGCGAGTCGCACGGACCGGGGAACGTCGTGATCGTCGACGGTTGCCCGCCCGGTCTCGCGCTGAGCGAGGAGGACCTGCGCCCCGATCTCTCGCGCCGCAAGCCCGGCCAGAGCGTGCTCACGACGCAGCGCATGGAGAGCGACGAGCCGGAGATCCTGAGCGGCGTCTACGAAGGCCGCACCACCGGCACGCCGATCGCGATCCTCGTGCGCAACACCGATCAGCGCAGCAAGGACTACGCGTCGATCGCCGAGGTCTATCGCCCCGGCCACGCCGACTACACCTACGACGCGAAGTACGGCTTTCGCGATCCGCGCGGCGGAGGTCGATCGAGCGCGCGCGAGACGGTGGCGCGCGTCGCGGCGGGCGCGATCGCGAAGAAGCTGATCCACGAGGCGTTCGGCGGTCGCGTGATCGCGTACGTGAAGCAGGTCGGCGACGTGGTCGCGCAGATCGACGAGCCCGCGGGCGTGACGCTGACGCAGGTCGAGACCCTGCCCGATGGATCGCCGAACCTCGTGCGCTGCCCCGATCCCGACGCGGCGTCGCGCATGGTCTCGCTGATCGACGAGGTGCGTCGCGACCTCGACTCGATCGGCGGTGTGTCGGAGATCGTCGCGACGAACGTGCCCGCGGGGCTCGGCGAGCCGGTGTTCGACAAGCTGCGCGCCGATCTCGGCAAGGCGCTCTTCTCGCTGCCCGCGGTGCTCGGCGTGGAGTTCGGCAGCGGGTTCGCGAGCGCGCGCATGCGCGGCAGCGCGCACAACGACGTGTTCCTCGCGGCGGAGCGCGAGACCTCGCCGCCCGACGTGCCCTCGTTGCGCACCGCGAGCAATCGCCACGGCGGCATGCTGGGCGGCATCTCGAGCGGGATGCCGATCGTGATGCGCGCGGCGATCAAGCCGACGAGCAGCCTCGCGCGCGAGCAGGACACCGCGGACGTGCACGGGCGCGCCACGACGCTGCGCACCAAGGGGCGTCACGATCCCTGTCTGCTCCCGCGCTTCCCTCCGATCGGCGAGGCGATGGTCGCGATCGTGCTCGCGGATCACTGGCTGCGCTGGACCGGCTCCCGGCGGGTGTCGACGTCGACGTGA
- a CDS encoding GDSL-type esterase/lipase family protein, with amino-acid sequence MPLAPTSPGELARAALDDLPRRPTDGLTGDLVLEDPSGHALDALHAALARAARGEHTARLSFYGGSHTASDLYTGVIRARLQQHFGDAGHGFVLAMPPIDRYWQQGVRIADAEGWTMLQPSSKRMGVEHYGLAGMAFEATEPAWAEVETEHGASASRIEIMYLRQPGGGALEVEIDGEPARVLDTASETIAPAIERIEVPLGSHRVSLRTRSSAPVRVFGVVLERDRPGVIVDQLAIAGAKARHQLLWDEATWSALWSPRPPDFVALSYGNNELDDHHLTFAQHEQHFVDVIGRVRRHSPDASCLVIGPSDRQVRGVRGEWKSPGALPLFVAMQRRIAHAHGCAFVDVLAWQGGPGAVERWLASDPPLERDDRMHFTEQGYRRLGADLLRVLLAGMAAEPR; translated from the coding sequence ATGCCGCTCGCGCCGACGTCGCCGGGGGAGCTCGCGCGTGCCGCGCTCGACGATCTCCCGCGGCGTCCGACCGACGGGCTCACCGGCGATCTCGTGCTCGAGGATCCCAGCGGTCACGCGCTCGACGCGCTGCACGCCGCGCTCGCGCGCGCGGCCCGCGGCGAGCACACCGCGCGGCTCTCGTTCTACGGCGGCTCGCACACCGCGAGCGATCTCTACACCGGCGTGATCCGCGCGCGCCTGCAGCAGCACTTCGGCGACGCGGGGCACGGCTTCGTGCTCGCGATGCCGCCGATCGATCGTTACTGGCAGCAGGGCGTGCGCATCGCCGACGCCGAGGGCTGGACGATGCTGCAGCCCTCGAGCAAGCGCATGGGCGTCGAGCACTACGGGCTCGCGGGCATGGCGTTCGAGGCGACCGAGCCCGCGTGGGCCGAGGTCGAGACCGAGCACGGCGCGAGCGCGTCGCGGATCGAGATCATGTACCTGCGCCAGCCGGGCGGCGGCGCGCTCGAGGTCGAGATCGACGGTGAGCCCGCGCGCGTGCTCGACACTGCGAGCGAGACGATCGCGCCCGCGATCGAGCGCATCGAGGTGCCGCTGGGATCGCATCGCGTCTCGCTGCGCACGCGCAGCAGCGCGCCGGTGCGCGTGTTCGGTGTCGTGCTCGAGCGCGATCGACCCGGTGTCATCGTCGATCAGCTCGCGATCGCCGGCGCGAAGGCGCGGCATCAGCTGCTCTGGGACGAAGCGACGTGGAGCGCGCTCTGGTCGCCGCGCCCACCGGACTTCGTCGCGCTCTCGTACGGAAACAACGAGCTCGACGATCACCACCTCACGTTCGCGCAGCACGAGCAGCACTTCGTCGACGTGATCGGGCGCGTGCGCCGGCACTCGCCGGACGCGTCGTGCCTCGTGATCGGGCCCTCGGATCGCCAGGTGCGCGGGGTGCGCGGCGAGTGGAAGAGCCCGGGCGCGCTCCCGCTCTTCGTGGCGATGCAGCGGCGGATCGCGCACGCGCACGGATGCGCGTTCGTCGACGTGCTCGCGTGGCAGGGCGGGCCGGGCGCGGTGGAGCGCTGGCTCGCATCCGATCCGCCGCTCGAGCGCGACGATCGCATGCACTTCACCGAGCAGGGATATCGACGGCTCGGAGCCGATCTGCTGCGCGTCCTGCTCGCCGGAATGGCGGCCGAGCCGCGCTGA